The following nucleotide sequence is from Paenibacillus andongensis.
GAAGCTCGCTAGGCAGTATCTCTCCCGGCTGTTTGGAAGCGGATCTATCTGCATACGTACCTGCTGTATGGGAGTCGCAAAAACCGCAAATGGTGGAGTACGACATGAGACCGGCAGATGATTTCGGCTGGGGTGAAACGATTGGGTGCGGCGGATTGATTCGTATCCTGTTGGAGCCTGTTACCGGGGAACTGCTTGTTAACTTGCTGGTGGTGAAAGCTAGCTTGGATCGCGGGGAGGTCGTACAGCTGCTGCGCACATTCTCGGATGGGTATTCGAATATAACGTATACGTTATGCGATCCTGATGAGGGAGCGCCTTCAGACCGACAAGCGGTGTACGCCTCATTATTTACGCCGAAGCCGAGGGTCATTGTGTTTGGGGCGAATCCCGATGCGATGCCGCTTGCCCAAATGGCGGCAAGTGTTGGGTTTCGCGTGGTGGTAGCGGACTGGCGGGAGGCTATCTGCAATGTGGAGCGTTTTCCCGGGGCTGAGACTGTCGTGGCTTTCCCAGAGCAATTGGTGGAACAACTAAAGCTGAATGCGCAGGATTATGTCATCGTCATGAGTCACCAGTTTGAGAAGGATTCAGCATTCGTACGAGGAGCTATGGAATCAAGCCTGCGCTACCTCGGTATCATGGGTTCGAGGGATCGAACGGAGAAGATGCTTGAAGGATTAGAGCGGCCGGATTGGCTGCATTATCCCGTTGGTCTTAACATTGGCTCGGAAGGCCCGGTTGAAAATGCTATCAGCATAGCAGCTGAGCTAATACGTATAAAGCGTGGCGTTCGCTCGACTGGAGAGTGGGGCTCCTCTGTTACCATGGGGCGAGATATCCAAAGCTGCCGTCTATGGTGAGCGCTGTGAAGAGGAAAGTTGTTGGCGTATACTTGGCGGCAGGCAGCAGCAGACGGATGGGGACAGCGAAGCAGTCATTAGAAATCGCCGAAGGCGTGCGGCTTGGCGGGATTGCCCTTCTGCAAGCTCTTCATGCCGAGCTGCATAGTGTGGTTGTTGTCGTGCGTGAAGGTGACTCCTTGGATTGGTTGCCAAAAGAAGCTCATATGCATAGGTTATTAGGCAGATGTCGTGTTGAGATATGTGCGGACGCTGGAAGCGGAATGGCGCACTCGCTGCGCACGGGGATCCAGGCAGCAGAAGAGATGGGCGCTGATGGTATCTTAGTCTTGCTGGCGGATCAGCTGTTCATAGATGGTCCCATGCTGCTTCGGCTTACGACTGCCTTTCGTGAGGAAGCGGGCTACGATTATATCGCCAGCGGGGATAAGGGGATGCCGAAGCCTCCTGTTATTTTGGGGCGAGGGATGTGGCCAGCGGCTGTTGCTTTGGAAGGGGATGCTGGGGCGCGGTCCTTGTTTCAATTGCCTGCGTACCGTGGTCAAATTGTGGAAGAGGAAAACCAGTTGAAATTTATGGATGTTGACACTATGGATCGCTATGAACAGGCGAAAAATATATTTATGCACCAATGTATGTGAACTTAAATAACATAAAAGAAGAGATGAGTGCATTATTACTAATAATGCGCTATTTTTTTATACAAAAACACAAAGTGATGTCAAATAAGTTGACGCAGTTTTTGAAAATTGTTTATAGTATATCTAATTTATATGCGGATGGCTTTTTGAAAAACGGTTGGAGTGTAAAAGTTGATGCTGGTTATTCTGGATTTGGTGATTCGAAGGCTAGTTTGAGGAATGAAGATGGGATAGTTGTCATGATAAAGGAGGGGTGTTCATGTCAGTTCCTTTGTATCAGCTGCCAGAGCAGCAGCCTTCAGTATGGCAGCCTACGAGTGTAGAGGAAGCTATGCGTTTGAAGCATAAATGGGGAGATGATTCGGTACTCATTGCTGGGGGAACCTGGCTGCGTACTCGCTGGGAAAACGGTCATGCACCGATCCCACAGCATCTGATTAGCCTTGGAAGTATTTCATCTCTCTCGGGATTAACGGTCGATTCTCAAGGGCGAATTCATATAGGGCCAGCCCTTTGTTTAGCTGATTTGATGAAAAATGAACTGGTTAGGCAACGATGCGGGCTCCTTGTGCAAGCCTGCTCGGAGATCGCAGCGCCCTCTGTTCGGAATTTAGCCTCTATCGGAGGCAACGTGATGTCACGAACGGGTGACCTCATTCCTGTATTGCTTGTCATGGATGCCCAAATCATTTGCTCGGATGGGCAGAATGAACGTTCACTGGCGCTGATGGAGTGGCTGGAGAGTCCGATTTCGAGCCAGAACGAGGTAATGACTGGGATCGTGGTGCCAACGGCAGCTCTGATGAAAGCGGAAGAGGGAAGTAGCTACGAGTTTTATCTAAAGGTGGGACGCAGAGAAGCGTTCACCCCATCGGTTGTAACGGTAGCTGGAAGGCTAGAGCTAGGTACAGATGGAACACTCACAAGATTTGCGTTAGCTGCAGGTGGAGGAAGTGCTGTTCCGGCAAGGTTTAAATATCTGGAGGCCGCAGCTATTGGTCAGCCTTTATCCAAGGAGCTTCTGAAGTATCTGCATAAGGGTGTGTTCGCGGAATTTGATGCGGTGGCTGATGATTATGCCGGTGTGACTTATCGCAAGCAGACTGCGGCCAATCTCATCGTATCTGAATGCTATAAAGCGTGGCAAAAGGGGGGCGGAGCGGATGCTCCTAGGTCGTGATACGTATGTAAAAAAGTGGATTATCCGGCCTGACGGTGAAGAGAAGGTAACCGGAAAGCTCCGATATCTCACGGATTTAACCGCACCGGGTATGCTGCATGGGAAGGTGCTTCGCAGTCGTTACCCCCATGCATGGATTCTTTCCATCGATACAAGCAAGGCGATCATGACTCCGGGTGTGCGCGTCGTGGTAACGGCAGAGGATGTGCCTGGGTTGAATTTATTCGGCATTGCTTTCCCTCATCAGCCTGTGTTCTGTCATGATCGCGTTCGTTACATGGGGGACGCTTTGGCGGCAGTAGCTGCGGATACGGAAGAGATCGCTGAATATGCGCTTAGTCTGATCGAGGTTGTTTATGAACCATTACCTGTTGTAGATGATCCAGAAACGGCGCTAGACGCTGGCGTTATTAGGCTGCATCCCGATGGCAATTTACTGCACCGAACTAGCTTGAAGCATGGGGACGCAGAAACGGCATTCGAGGGGTGTGCGCATATTGCCCAGGAGACGTACTTTACGCCTCGTCAAATGCACACCTACATGGAAACCGAGGGCGGCTTATTTATCCCAGAAGATGACGGCCGATTAACGGTATATTCGCCTACGCAGCATGGCTATAAGGATCGGATGCAGCTGTCCAGGATTCTAGGGATGGCTGAGGAGCAAATTCGCGTTGTATCCAGTCCCATCGGCGGATCATTCGGCGGGAAGGATGAGCTCAATGTGCAGCCCTTCGGTGCCTTGATGGCATTAAAGACGGGATCCCCGATCAAGATGCACAATTCGCGTCGTGAATCCATCATATCTGGTATCAAACGGCATCCGATGCGGATTAAGATGAAGACTGGCGTGGATCAAGAGGGCCGTCTCGTCGCGCATCAAGTGAGCATCCTTGCTGATACAGGAGCCTATGCAACTTTGGGTTGTGAGGTCTTGAATTTTGCTACGGAACATGCGATAGGACCTTATAACATTCCGAATGTAGATGTTCAGGGGACGAGTGTATATACGAATAACGGCGTATCCGGTGAGTTTCGGGGCTTTGGCGGCAATCAGGTGATTTTTGCCGTTGAGAGCCAGATCGAGCGGTTAGCCGAGAAGCTCGGTATGGACGCTTGGGAGCTGCGCAAGCTGAACTTGCGTGCTCCGGGTGACCCGGGGCCGATGGGGCAGCAGATTGTGCAAACCGATGGCGCGGAACAAGTGTGGAGCAAGGTGAAGGAGTCGCCGCTCTGGGCGAAACGCGCGAAGTTGGCGCGGGAAGGCGAGGGAGCGGTACAGCAAGCCGATGGCGAGAAGCAGCAAGATCAAGTGGAGAAGCTGCGGGGTATAGAGCGGGATGACAAGAGCGAAGTTCAAGCCCTGTGGATCCGCCGAGGCGTCGGCGCAGCGATGGTGATGCACGGCGCCGGGCTCGGCCTAGGCATCCCGGATCACTCCGGCGGCCGCATCGAGCTCACGCCGGAGGGCAAGATCCAGGCCTCCTTCGGCTTCGAGGAGTTCGGGCAAGGGCTTTATGCAGCGCTCACGTTGATGCTGCAGGACTTTTTCGGCTGCACCGCCGAAGACATCCGCATCGTCATCGGCGATACGGATCGCGTGCCGAGCAGCGGATCCAGCACGGCCTCACGCGCCACCACGATGATGTGGCGCGCCCTGCAGCGGCTGAAGCCGCCGTTCGTGCAGGCGCTGCTTCAGCAGGCGTCTGCGCTCGCCGGCCTCGCAGCCGAAGAGCTGGCAACCGGCGCAGGCGGGATTCATCGCAAGGGCGATGAATCGGGCATGCCGGTTGTGACGTATGCGCAGTTGGCGGAGGCTGCTGAGGCAGCAGCCAAGCCGATCATCGCGCATACGGAGTTCGACTACCCGACGACGCCGGAAGGGCTGATCGGCGCTCATTATTTATACTCCTACGCATCCGTCATCGTGGAAGTGGAAGTGAACATGCTGACGGGGCGAGTGAAGGTGCTGCAAACCGATCACGTCATAGCAGCCGGCCCTGTTATTAATCCGATGGGGTTCCTCGGACAGATCGAGGGGGGCAGTGTGATGGCTCTGGGATTTACGTTGACTGAGGATGCTGTCATGCAGGGGAGTAACTACCTAAGGCATAATTTGGACACATACTTGGTCCCAACCTTCAAGGATAGCCCCCATACCATTCGGGTAGAAGCGATCGAAGATTTGCCCGAGGGTGATACTTTTGGCCCGCGCGGGGTTGGCGAAATTGGTTCCGTCGGTTTGGCCCCGGCCATTACCGCAGCGGTCCGTCAAGCAACGGGGATTTGGGTAAATCGACTCCCGATTTCACCGGAAAACATCGTGCAGTCCATCGACTGGTTAGAAGGGGTGGAGGCCATTGATTAATACAAACTATGTGCTTGAATGTTCGATTAATGGTAAGGGAGTCACGGTACCTGTCCCAGCTTCCAAACGGATGTCGGATATCCTGCGTGATGACTTGCTTTTAACAGGAACCAAAGTTTCTTGTGAAATAGGACGCTGCGGCGCCTGCATGGTACTGCTTGATGGTAAACCCGTTAATTCTTGTTTGCTTATGGCTTATCAAGCGGCGGGTAAGGAAGTGACAACCATTGAGGGGATATCGGCAGGGGAAGAGCTGCATCCCGTTCAGCAAGCTATGTTAGAGGAAGGAGGGCTGCAGTGCGGTTATTGTACCGCTGGTATGGTCGTTACGCTTACGGCTTTATGGGAAGAGAATCCTACCCCGACTAGGGCGGAGGCCGAAGAGGCACTCTGCGGCAATATATGCCGATGCACGGGCTATGAAGGCATTTTCAGAGCGGTAGAAAGATGTGGTTTGTCGATAAAAAGAGAGGGGTAGAACCATTATGACAAAAAAATGGATGTTTTCCTTAACAGCTATCTTACTTATGATCTTAACCGCTTGCTCTGGACAATCAACTACGACTAGCACCACGACCGCACCTAATGCGTCCCCTGCTTCAACCCCAGCTGGCAGTACAACACCGTCATCAGTTGAGAAAAAGCTGCCTAGAGTTGCCTTTGTCTATATCGGAGTTCCCGGTGATGGAGGCTGGACCTACGAGCATGATCAAGGCCGTTTAATGTTGGAAAAAGAGCTTGGCATCAAAGCGACAACGGTTGAAAATATTCCTGAAGGTCCTGATGCGGAGCGAGTTTTTGAAGAATTAGCACAGAAGAACGATATCATTTTCGGAACTTCCTTCGGTTATATGGACCCAATGTACAATGTAGCTCAAAAGCACCCGAAGGTCACATTCCTACACGCAACTGGCTATAAAACACTGCCTAACCTCGGGACATACATGGGGCGCGAATACCAAAGTGCTTACCTCGTAGGTATGGCGGCCGGTAAAATGACCAAGAACAATCACTTGGGTTATGTCGGTGCATTCCCGATTCCGGAAGTTATTTATACCATTAATGCTTTTACTCTTGGAGCTCAAAGTGTTAACCCGGACATTGATGTATCAGTGGTTTGGAGCAATACGTGGTTCGATCCGGCGACAGAGAAGCAAGCTGCGATTTCTTTGCTGGACAAAGGCGTGGACGTTTTGGCTGCTTATCAAGATTCACCTGCAAGTATTCAAGCGGCAGCGGAACGCAAAGTGTGGGGGATCGGAAACGATTCGGATATGGGCCGATTTGCGCCGGAGACGTACATTTCGAACCCGAAATGGAACTGGGGACCTTACTATGTGCAGACGGTTAAAAGTGTCATGGATGGGACTTGGAAATCCAGCGCATATTTCGGCAGCATGAAAGAAGGCATTACAGATATAGCTCCACTTGGTAAAAATGTGCCAGCCGATGTTAAAGCTCTTGTCGAGAAGAAGAAGCAGGATATCTTGAATGGTACCTTCGACGTATTCCAAGGACCTATCGTGGATCAAGATGGCAAGACGCGTTTTGAACAGGGTAAAAAGATGACTGACGAAGAGATTTTGGGCACAACCTGGTTTGTTAAGGGCATTAAAGGTGTCATTCCTAAATAAGTATGAGAGGACGTAAGGGCGATGACGATACAAGATATTGCTTTGATTGACGAGTGGCATCCGGTGTTGTTGTCGTCAGAACTGTTAAATAAGCCTATACCTGTCATCGTGTTAGGTGAAAAAGTGGCTGTATTCCGCACTTCGCAAGGCGTCCACGCCTTCAAGGACTTATGTATTCATCGGGGAGTACCACTATCGCTGGGCAAAGTGAAGGGGGATGAGCTTGTCTGTGCTTACCACGGTTGGTCCTATAACGGCTGCGGTACTTGTACGCGAATTCCGTCTCTGCCGGCAGATCGGGCGATTCCCTCCAAGGCGAAAGCGTTCGTCTACGGATGTGTAGAGGCACACGGATTGATCTGGGTTTGTCTAGGTAAACCGGCTAGTCTGCAGCCGAACGTAAGCAAGTATATTCCCGAAGGCTTCAAAGAAGTCATCATGGGACCATACACGCTGCAAGCTGCAGGACCTCGTATCATAGAGAACTTCCTCGACGTATCCCACTTGATGTTTGTGCATGAGGGTCTGCTAGGTGATAGTGAATTTGCCGAAATTGGGGATTATCAGGTTTATGAGGAGGACGGTGTCCTTACTTCAGAGGAAATCGTCATCTTTCAACCCGATCCGGATGGAACGGGGCGCGGCGTACATAGCCGATACGTCTACGAAGTGTTCGGTCCGCTCTGTGTCGCTTTTACCAAAAGAGATCGCGATACGGATCATATCTTCCGGTTGTTTTTGATGGTGCTGCCGGAAACGGAGCAGACGAGCAAAGCGTTCATGTTGAAGCAGAGGAACTATGCTTATGAGGAACCTGACGAGGTGTTCGTTCAGTTCCAAGATCTGCTCATTGAGCAGGATCGTGAGATGGTCGAAAACCAGAAGCCGGAGCTGCTCCCGCTCGATCTTCAAGCGGAGCTGCACCTGAATACAGATCGATTGAGTATCGCGTACCGCAAACGGCTTCGGGAACTGGGCGTCACTTTCGGGACGGCTTAGGGGTTAAACAGAAAGCTGCGGCGCATGGGGGAATAACCGGAGTGGTTCTTCTCTCATGCGCCGCAGCATTTTTTATTTCAATGGAGTTAGAACTTTTATTCAATAAGTTCGTCAGCCATTTTTTCGGATTCAAAATGATAGGAAGACAAATTATCAACGTTTAACTTTCTGTTATCTTTTTTTCCTGCTATTCTTCATTAGCGTCATTCTCCTAGAATGGCGCAGCCAAGAATAGTAGGCGCGTAAGTCACGCAATTCCATGGTTTTGGACATAAATCCGAGGAAGGTGATGACAATCATTCTATGTAAGGGCTTGCCTAGCAGATCGGTTTCATTCTCTGCCAAATTAAATTGTACAACCATTAGTAAATCATCATCGATAACGTATACTTCTTCTTCCTTGCGGTAGTAGGACGCTATGCTGCCACTTTTAAGTTTATCCCACAAATACGTACATATATCCTCGAGCTTTGTTTGTTCACCTTCCACACGAGTGATCCATCGACTATGGGCATGATGGGTGATGACAATATCGACGATCTTTTTATCAGCGAGTTCGATATAGAAGGGGTCATAGGTACTCCATCGACTCATTATTTTATCTTTCATACCTTGAACTCCTTTCTTCTCATCCAAATAAAGAACCAAGTGTATTTTTCCATATATATACTTATTATCATAAAGTTAACTTGTGTTAAGGGCATCACATAAATCATTTCACTGATTTCTACCTATTTTTCATACTTGTGCAAAACATGCAAAAACAATTGCGTGAAGACGAAAAAAGGATTGCATGATTAGCGGGTGGCTAATTATGCAATCCTTTTTTAATTTGGTAAAATACTACTAGAGATTAAATCCAATAGTAAACGGGTTCCTTCGGTTTTTTCTGCTTAGCTTCTTTCGTGTAATTAAAGATGCTAGTCAGTGCGGAGGATTCTTCCTTAGATAAGAAAGGGTTTGCAATTTTATGGCCTTCGTCGTGCTTCAGCTTGTAAACGGAATTCTGCAATTGCGGGTTTAGTTGGATAATTGGCACCTAGATCACTTCCTTCACAAATGATAAGAATACAAAAGTATTATAGCATAATGGAGGCAATTCAAGCATGAAAAGTAAACTATTAATAGGGTTATTTGTATCACTTTTCATTGGTTTACAAATTTGGTGTTCATCCATTACCTTCCAATACCCCTACATCGGGATTTTTCTTGAAAATAATCCACAGCAACAATGGGTCATTAAGGATTTGGATATTAAGGGTGATGCCAGTAGTAAACTTGACATCAAGGTAGGGGACATCGTTAAACAAATGGATGGCAAGCTTCCTGATGAATTTCCATATGTTCAGAGATGGGGAGTAATTGAGCAAGTTCATACCTTGTTAATTTCAAGAGATGGATATGAGAAAGAAATTTTGATAAGTCTCAATAATACGACTAATTTTGATATGATTCCGCTAGTAGAAGAATTTGTATGTCTATTCATGGCAATATTACTTTTTACTAAAATGCGCTCTTCTCCGTCAGCTAGGCTTCTCGCGGCTGTTTTTCTGAGTATGGCCATTATTTATATGAGCCTTGGAGCTTCGATACGTGGAGATGCAATTGGAAAGGTGTTAATCGGTAGTTTTATGATGATACTTCCAATCGTATTTTTGCACTTCTTGGTCGTCTTTTTCAAGGAAAAGGGCGAAATGAACTTGCGAATGCGGATTTTAAAATACTTGTATGCAATCGTAATCATAGTATTTGGTTTAAGAGGTTTATATTTTATACCGGCAGCGAAAACCCTGTATCGTTATGATGGAACTTTTACGATAGGCTTTTTCGTTTTTATCATTATTCTTAATATAACTGTTCTATCATCTCTTTATATGAAAGTTCGGAAAGAGCATTCGTATGTATCAAGCATTATAAAAAGTGTGTTTTATTCATTGTTAATTTCATTTTTACCCATCATTTGTCTCTCTTTTCTACCACAATTAATTTTGGGGAATTGGATCTATGACCCTATGTATACAAGTTGGTCTATATTAATTTTCCCTATCTCTTTTGCGTACTTGATTGCTTCAAATCAGTTGTATGATATCGGACTTGTTGTCAGGCGATTTGCGTTCGCTGGCCTTCTGGCAATCGTTCCGGTCAGCCTATTTACAGGGACATATGCTTTCTTATTTCACCAAACAGCAGACGGAAAGCAAATTCTATTCATTTTCGTCGGGTCGATGATTCTAGTTTCCGCAGTGTTGTATGCAGCCGAATATTTGACGACGCGGCTTGAACCGTTTTTGTTCCCAAGAAAATTCATTCTGCAATCTGCTTTGAAGAAAATTTCCAGAAACCTTGGGACCATTTCCAGTTTCCGTGAGTTGAAAGAGATCATACTCGTGGATATTGTTGGCACACTTCAGGTGATGGGTGGAGCCATTGTGTTCCAGTATAAAAACGATACCGAGATCATTTATGAAGGGGAAATAGATACTTCAGAAGTTCAGAAGCTTGTCAATTCGTCATCCTTGCTCGATCATCCACTTTTTACATGCATGGAGATGAATAGCCATGAAGAGTATAAGAGTTATTTGATTATGACACGCAAAAAGACGAATACGATGCTTGCGAAGGAAGAGAGGCAATGGCTGCAGCTGATTACAACCTATTTGGAAGTTAGCTTGGAAAATGTCCATTTGATCCGCAAGTTAACAGCCAGGCTGCAGCAATTAGCTTCCGAGCTTCCTCATGAAACGGGTGCGAATGATATTTTATGGTTTCGTAAGGTGATGTTTGAGCTTCAGGAAGAAGAAAGAATTCGAATTGCTAACGATCTTCATGATACGACAATGCAAGATCTGTTCTTTCTCAAAAGAAGAATATCCTCCCTGGCAGATAAGCCAACGATGCATCGCGAAGATCAGGTGCAGTTGAAAAATATGAATAATTTTGTGGAAATGATTAATGCTAGTCTGCGCCAAAGCTGCTTTGAGCTAAATCCCCATTTGCTAAAAGAGGTAGGTCTGATTCAAACGCTCAAGATGTACTTGGAGAAGGAGTCATATTCAACGCCATTTGAGCTTGAATTTCAAGCAGGACATGCTGCTGTCATCGAAACCAAAGATTTGCTTACGAAACGGCATATATTCCGAATCGTCCAAGAGCTACTCAATAATGCCAAAAAGCATTCTCAGGCTTCCAAAGTTACTTTCCAGATCGCGGAGAAAGACAATTCTTTTTGTTTAATTTATGAAGATGACGGGGTAGGATTTCATGACAGAGACGAAGTTCACCTGGAAATTGGCGCATCAGGCATGGGGCTTGAACAAATGAGGAGCAGAGTTTTGCACGTGGGTGGACGTTTTGAGCTTAACGCACGAAACGGTAATGGAACGAAAATTATCATCACGATTCCCACCAAGGAGGTAATTTCAGCATGATTGAAGTCGTCAAGACACTTGTTGTCGATGATCATCCATTATTTGCGCGTGCGACCAAAACGTTATTAGAAGAGATTGATGGTATTGAAGTTGTCGGTGTTGTCGCTAATGCCAAACAATGCTTGGAACAAGTGGAGCTGCATCAGCCTGCTCTCGTATTTCTAGATTATCAACTCCCTGATCTACCCGGTACAGAAGTTGCGGCCCAGTTAAAGAATAGGTATCCGAATATGCATATTGTTATTTTTACGGGAATCGATGTGACGGGCATTTTAAATAAATTAATCGAGATCAAAGTAAGTGGCGTTCTATCGAAGGAGTCGAGCGAACGAACGATTAAAAATATGGTGAATTGTATGTTGGATGGTCATACGATGCTGCCGTTATCCTTCTTTCACCAGATGCAATTAAGTGGGGAATCTACCAAGGATGACTGTGTGTTACTAGAAGAAGAAGTACTCATGATGAATATGTTGGTCAAGGGAGCGACTCATGAACAAATTGCGGAACGTATCTTTATGAGCAAGCGAACTGTCGATAATTATTTACGCAAGATTTACGATAAGTGGGGGGCAAAATCAAGAACAGAAGCACTCGAGAAGTTTATTAAAAGCAAATATTACACCCAGGCATAAGGAGGAAATGATGCAGGACATCCAGCAGCATATGCATCGTGTTATTGATGACTATATTTATGTCGAAGATTTAAATACTCTGCTCAAATCTTTTGTAGATGACCAAGAAAAGGAAAATTGTACATGGTCTAAGGTCACGTTTTGCACGCACAAGATGCTAGGAGGAGACTCGCCTGACATTCATCGATTTGCTGCGGTGACAGAGCTGCTTATTCTAACTTTGGACATTATGGATGATTTGCAGGATCAAGATCAGGTTGGTAAGCCGTGGATGCAATGTCCACAAGCTGTTACCTTGAATGCTGTTATGGCACTGTTCATGGGATTTGTAGGAGAATTGGGGCACTTGCAGGTTAAAGATAAGATGCTGGTTGAGGTAAGTAAAATCATTTCGAGATCGATTAATGGCCAACAAAAAGATGTAACGAATGCGATATCAACCGTAGATGACTATCTGATGATGACGCAAGAGAAATCCGGTTC
It contains:
- a CDS encoding XdhC family protein gives rise to the protein MEAYDILQAVESNAQARVLATVIHVEGHAYRKQGAVMLLMADGSSLGSISPGCLEADLSAYVPAVWESQKPQMVEYDMRPADDFGWGETIGCGGLIRILLEPVTGELLVNLLVVKASLDRGEVVQLLRTFSDGYSNITYTLCDPDEGAPSDRQAVYASLFTPKPRVIVFGANPDAMPLAQMAASVGFRVVVADWREAICNVERFPGAETVVAFPEQLVEQLKLNAQDYVIVMSHQFEKDSAFVRGAMESSLRYLGIMGSRDRTEKMLEGLERPDWLHYPVGLNIGSEGPVENAISIAAELIRIKRGVRSTGEWGSSVTMGRDIQSCRLW
- a CDS encoding nucleotidyltransferase family protein, whose amino-acid sequence is MKRKVVGVYLAAGSSRRMGTAKQSLEIAEGVRLGGIALLQALHAELHSVVVVVREGDSLDWLPKEAHMHRLLGRCRVEICADAGSGMAHSLRTGIQAAEEMGADGILVLLADQLFIDGPMLLRLTTAFREEAGYDYIASGDKGMPKPPVILGRGMWPAAVALEGDAGARSLFQLPAYRGQIVEEENQLKFMDVDTMDRYEQAKNIFMHQCM
- a CDS encoding FAD binding domain-containing protein, with protein sequence MSVPLYQLPEQQPSVWQPTSVEEAMRLKHKWGDDSVLIAGGTWLRTRWENGHAPIPQHLISLGSISSLSGLTVDSQGRIHIGPALCLADLMKNELVRQRCGLLVQACSEIAAPSVRNLASIGGNVMSRTGDLIPVLLVMDAQIICSDGQNERSLALMEWLESPISSQNEVMTGIVVPTAALMKAEEGSSYEFYLKVGRREAFTPSVVTVAGRLELGTDGTLTRFALAAGGGSAVPARFKYLEAAAIGQPLSKELLKYLHKGVFAEFDAVADDYAGVTYRKQTAANLIVSECYKAWQKGGGADAPRS
- the pucD gene encoding xanthine dehydrogenase subunit D, whose translation is MLLGRDTYVKKWIIRPDGEEKVTGKLRYLTDLTAPGMLHGKVLRSRYPHAWILSIDTSKAIMTPGVRVVVTAEDVPGLNLFGIAFPHQPVFCHDRVRYMGDALAAVAADTEEIAEYALSLIEVVYEPLPVVDDPETALDAGVIRLHPDGNLLHRTSLKHGDAETAFEGCAHIAQETYFTPRQMHTYMETEGGLFIPEDDGRLTVYSPTQHGYKDRMQLSRILGMAEEQIRVVSSPIGGSFGGKDELNVQPFGALMALKTGSPIKMHNSRRESIISGIKRHPMRIKMKTGVDQEGRLVAHQVSILADTGAYATLGCEVLNFATEHAIGPYNIPNVDVQGTSVYTNNGVSGEFRGFGGNQVIFAVESQIERLAEKLGMDAWELRKLNLRAPGDPGPMGQQIVQTDGAEQVWSKVKESPLWAKRAKLAREGEGAVQQADGEKQQDQVEKLRGIERDDKSEVQALWIRRGVGAAMVMHGAGLGLGIPDHSGGRIELTPEGKIQASFGFEEFGQGLYAALTLMLQDFFGCTAEDIRIVIGDTDRVPSSGSSTASRATTMMWRALQRLKPPFVQALLQQASALAGLAAEELATGAGGIHRKGDESGMPVVTYAQLAEAAEAAAKPIIAHTEFDYPTTPEGLIGAHYLYSYASVIVEVEVNMLTGRVKVLQTDHVIAAGPVINPMGFLGQIEGGSVMALGFTLTEDAVMQGSNYLRHNLDTYLVPTFKDSPHTIRVEAIEDLPEGDTFGPRGVGEIGSVGLAPAITAAVRQATGIWVNRLPISPENIVQSIDWLEGVEAID
- a CDS encoding (2Fe-2S)-binding protein — protein: MINTNYVLECSINGKGVTVPVPASKRMSDILRDDLLLTGTKVSCEIGRCGACMVLLDGKPVNSCLLMAYQAAGKEVTTIEGISAGEELHPVQQAMLEEGGLQCGYCTAGMVVTLTALWEENPTPTRAEAEEALCGNICRCTGYEGIFRAVERCGLSIKREG
- a CDS encoding BMP family ABC transporter substrate-binding protein, translated to MTKKWMFSLTAILLMILTACSGQSTTTSTTTAPNASPASTPAGSTTPSSVEKKLPRVAFVYIGVPGDGGWTYEHDQGRLMLEKELGIKATTVENIPEGPDAERVFEELAQKNDIIFGTSFGYMDPMYNVAQKHPKVTFLHATGYKTLPNLGTYMGREYQSAYLVGMAAGKMTKNNHLGYVGAFPIPEVIYTINAFTLGAQSVNPDIDVSVVWSNTWFDPATEKQAAISLLDKGVDVLAAYQDSPASIQAAAERKVWGIGNDSDMGRFAPETYISNPKWNWGPYYVQTVKSVMDGTWKSSAYFGSMKEGITDIAPLGKNVPADVKALVEKKKQDILNGTFDVFQGPIVDQDGKTRFEQGKKMTDEEILGTTWFVKGIKGVIPK
- a CDS encoding aromatic ring-hydroxylating dioxygenase subunit alpha; this translates as MTIQDIALIDEWHPVLLSSELLNKPIPVIVLGEKVAVFRTSQGVHAFKDLCIHRGVPLSLGKVKGDELVCAYHGWSYNGCGTCTRIPSLPADRAIPSKAKAFVYGCVEAHGLIWVCLGKPASLQPNVSKYIPEGFKEVIMGPYTLQAAGPRIIENFLDVSHLMFVHEGLLGDSEFAEIGDYQVYEEDGVLTSEEIVIFQPDPDGTGRGVHSRYVYEVFGPLCVAFTKRDRDTDHIFRLFLMVLPETEQTSKAFMLKQRNYAYEEPDEVFVQFQDLLIEQDREMVENQKPELLPLDLQAELHLNTDRLSIAYRKRLRELGVTFGTA
- a CDS encoding sensor histidine kinase, producing the protein MKSKLLIGLFVSLFIGLQIWCSSITFQYPYIGIFLENNPQQQWVIKDLDIKGDASSKLDIKVGDIVKQMDGKLPDEFPYVQRWGVIEQVHTLLISRDGYEKEILISLNNTTNFDMIPLVEEFVCLFMAILLFTKMRSSPSARLLAAVFLSMAIIYMSLGASIRGDAIGKVLIGSFMMILPIVFLHFLVVFFKEKGEMNLRMRILKYLYAIVIIVFGLRGLYFIPAAKTLYRYDGTFTIGFFVFIIILNITVLSSLYMKVRKEHSYVSSIIKSVFYSLLISFLPIICLSFLPQLILGNWIYDPMYTSWSILIFPISFAYLIASNQLYDIGLVVRRFAFAGLLAIVPVSLFTGTYAFLFHQTADGKQILFIFVGSMILVSAVLYAAEYLTTRLEPFLFPRKFILQSALKKISRNLGTISSFRELKEIILVDIVGTLQVMGGAIVFQYKNDTEIIYEGEIDTSEVQKLVNSSSLLDHPLFTCMEMNSHEEYKSYLIMTRKKTNTMLAKEERQWLQLITTYLEVSLENVHLIRKLTARLQQLASELPHETGANDILWFRKVMFELQEEERIRIANDLHDTTMQDLFFLKRRISSLADKPTMHREDQVQLKNMNNFVEMINASLRQSCFELNPHLLKEVGLIQTLKMYLEKESYSTPFELEFQAGHAAVIETKDLLTKRHIFRIVQELLNNAKKHSQASKVTFQIAEKDNSFCLIYEDDGVGFHDRDEVHLEIGASGMGLEQMRSRVLHVGGRFELNARNGNGTKIIITIPTKEVISA